The Geothrix oryzae DNA window GATGGGGAATCGCTCCAGAGTGGAACGGTCTACCTCGCCCCCAGCGACCAGCACTTCACCGCGGTGCGCCGCGGCGCGGGCCTGGCCGTCCAGCTCCGGGAAGGCGAACGGGTCTCCCGCCACCTGCCCTCGGTGGATGTGCTCTTTGAGTCCGTGGCCGAAGCCTGCGGCCCCCACGCCTTGGGCATCATCCTCACGGGCATGGGCGAGGACGGCGCCAGGGGCCTCCTCCGCATGCGCCAGCGGGGCGCCCGCACCCTCGGCCAGGACGAGGCCACCTGCGTGGTCTACGGCATGCCCCGGGTCGCCTGGGCCCGCGGCGCGGTGATGGAACAATGCCCTCTACCCCTGGTGCCCCACCTCATCGCAGAGTGGTGCGAACGCCAACCCTGACCGCCCTCCCCCGACCTTCAGCGGCCGCCCGGCCCTGACTTCCCCCGATCCCCGCCATGTTCAAAGTGCCCACCTCCCTGATCCGGCCGAGCATGCCCAGGACCTTCCTGTTCCTGCTCGGCATCTGGTCGGTGATCGTGGGCTGCATCCTGGGGGTGGTCCTGTATTTCTCCACTCGGGAGGAGCGGGAGATCGCCCTCAACCGGGCCATGGACAGCTACCACAAGGATCTGGCCTACCGCCGCTGGGCTTCGGAGCGGGGCGGGGTCTATGTACCGCTCAACGGGAAGACGCCCCCCAATCCGCATCTGTCCCACCGGCCGGACCGGGACATCACCACCTCCCAGGGGAAGGCCCTCACCCTGGTGAACCCCGCCTACATGACGCGGATGGTGCACGAACTCGGAGCCGATGCCTACGGGTTGCAGGGCCACATCACCAGCCTGCATCCCATCCGGCCCGAAAACGCGCCGGATGCCTGGGAGCGGCGGGCCCTCGAGTCCTTCGAGCGCGGTGCCCGGAACTACTCCGAGGTGCTGAGGGAGAACGGGCGTCCGGTGCTGCGCTACATGGGCGCCTTCCTCGTCGATTCGAGCTGCCTGGCCTGCCACGCCCAGCAGGGCTACAAGGTGGGCGATGTCCGGGGCGGCATCAGCGTCACCGTGCCGGTCGGATCGGGCCCTTCGGCCCTCGGTCTGTCCCACAAGGCCATCTCCCTGCTGGCCGTGGCCTCGTTCTGGCTCATGGGCGCAGGCGCCATCTTCGTTTGGGTGCGGCGGATCGTGCGGTCGGCGCAGGTGCAGCAGCGGATGGTCGAGGAGCTGAAGGAGCGGTCCCAGCGCTTCGAGGCGATCCGGGCCACCACGCCGGACAGCCTGTGGTTCCTGGATCGGGAGGGGCTCATCCAATGGGTGAACGAGACCTACTGCCGCCTGTCCGGGTACGACCGGGAGGAGCTCCTGGGGCAGCCCATCTCCCTGGTCGAGGCCCAGGAAACCCCCGATGAGGTCGCCCACCACTTCGCCGACATCCAGCAGGGCCGGGATGTGGAGCACCGCTTCCGGACCCAGCACCGCGCCAAGGACGGCCGCATCCTCGACCTGGAAGTCACCACCTCCCTCTTGAGTTCCAAGGGTGAGGTCGTCTCCTTCCTCCGCGACATCACCCAGGAGGTCCAAGCCAGCCGGCAGATCCGCGAGAGCGAGGCCCGCTTCCGGCAGCTCTTCGAGTCCTCGCCCGCCCCCATGTTCATCCACCGGGAAGGCCGCATCCTCCACGCGAACCTGGCGATGGCAAGGCTCCTGGAGGCCGAGGATCCCGGCGGCATCCTGAACCGCGAAGTCATGCCCTTCATCCATCCGGACTTCCAGGCCGTGGTGGGGGAACGGGCCCGCGCCCTGCACGAATCGAACCTGCCCGCCCAGCCCATGGCCATGACCCTCCTCACCCTCAAGGGCCGCGAGGTCTGGGTGGAGGCCCAGTCGGTGTCGCTGGACCTTCCCGGCGGCTTGGCCGGGCTGGTTTTCGCCCAGGATCTCACCGAGCGGCGGCGCGCGGAGGACGAGCGGCTGAAGCTGGAAACCGAGATCCAGCACGCCCAGAAGCTGGACAGCCTGGGCAGCCTGGCGGGTGGCATCGCCCACGACATGAACAATGTGCTGGCCGCCATCCTGGGGATGTCCTCCCTGCTGCAGGCCAAGGCCCAGGGCGACGACGCCCTGGCGCGCTCGCTCCAGACCATCGAGAAGGCCGCCGGCCGGGGCCGGGACCTGGTGAAGGGCCTCACGGACTTCGCGCGGAAGGGGCTGCAGGAGGCCCGGATCATGGATCTGAACGCCATGGTCCGCGAGGAACTCGACCTGCTCGTCCGCACGAGCCGGCAGCGGTTCATCTTCGATGTCCAGCTCGAAGACGACCTCCCGCCCATCATGGGCGAGCCGAGCACCCTGGGCAGCGCCTTCATGAACCTCTGCGTGAACGCCTTCGACGCCATGCCCCGCGGCGGGACGCTCCAGGTCCGCACCCGGCGGCAGGGCGCCCAGGTCATCCTGGTGGTGGCCGATACGGGCCAGGGCATTCCCGCGGAGGTCCTCCCCCGCGTCACCGAACCCTTCTTCACCACCAAGCCCACGGGCCGGGGGACCGGGCTGGGCCTCGCCATGGTCTACGGCACCATGAAGGCCCACGGGGGCGCCCTGGACATCCAGAGCGAGGTGGGCAAGGGCACCCGCATCAGCCTCAGCTTCCCCGCCGCCGAAAAAGGCGCGGAGACTGCTGGGGCCAAGCCGGTCGCCTCCGCACCCCAGGCGGCCAGCCTCCGCATCCTCGTGGTGGATGACGATGCCCTGATCCGG harbors:
- a CDS encoding PAS domain S-box protein, coding for MFKVPTSLIRPSMPRTFLFLLGIWSVIVGCILGVVLYFSTREEREIALNRAMDSYHKDLAYRRWASERGGVYVPLNGKTPPNPHLSHRPDRDITTSQGKALTLVNPAYMTRMVHELGADAYGLQGHITSLHPIRPENAPDAWERRALESFERGARNYSEVLRENGRPVLRYMGAFLVDSSCLACHAQQGYKVGDVRGGISVTVPVGSGPSALGLSHKAISLLAVASFWLMGAGAIFVWVRRIVRSAQVQQRMVEELKERSQRFEAIRATTPDSLWFLDREGLIQWVNETYCRLSGYDREELLGQPISLVEAQETPDEVAHHFADIQQGRDVEHRFRTQHRAKDGRILDLEVTTSLLSSKGEVVSFLRDITQEVQASRQIRESEARFRQLFESSPAPMFIHREGRILHANLAMARLLEAEDPGGILNREVMPFIHPDFQAVVGERARALHESNLPAQPMAMTLLTLKGREVWVEAQSVSLDLPGGLAGLVFAQDLTERRRAEDERLKLETEIQHAQKLDSLGSLAGGIAHDMNNVLAAILGMSSLLQAKAQGDDALARSLQTIEKAAGRGRDLVKGLTDFARKGLQEARIMDLNAMVREELDLLVRTSRQRFIFDVQLEDDLPPIMGEPSTLGSAFMNLCVNAFDAMPRGGTLQVRTRRQGAQVILVVADTGQGIPAEVLPRVTEPFFTTKPTGRGTGLGLAMVYGTMKAHGGALDIQSEVGKGTRISLSFPAAEKGAETAGAKPVASAPQAASLRILVVDDDALIRSILPAMLEQLGHQVETASSGLEALRRLDAGLPADLVILDHNMPGLSGAETLPRILQLRPGLRVLVTTGFLDNELKLLLAGFPAVLALQKPFTLAELRQLLEGLTGQDETGN